The nucleotide sequence TGTCCTCTCTACTTCAACTAGTTgtagtttttataattattcattcaatgatttttcatttgCTCAAACCATCATCATAGGAATTGGATCATTTGTATTCTGTGTATTTCAATTTGAAGAAGTTGATGATtctgtttttatcaaattcatttaCCTCCCCTTCATATTTATAGAGTATTAGAACATCTGATTTCAGAGAGTAGTGGTGATCCAAACACACCTTGGCTGGAAAAAAGGTTTTAGAAAgtcgtttttttgtttttccccGTCTGCTTTCTTTTTTGTCCAATTACTCTCTCTAAGAACATTTTCATGAGCAATTGACTTGATTGACTTCTTCTTTCCACATTAACAACGAATAATTCCTTTTAAATACAgccaaggaaaaatttttttcgatttttgtacAAACCGTCTATCATTAATGGGATGATAATGACACCAATACCAAGACGTGATTTTACTTCAACGGAGTACGGCAGGAATTTGAAACTTTCGAAACACACCTTTACAACATTTGATATTCATTTGCTCGTAAGTATAGAGATAAGGGTCAAAATTGTCAAACCAAGTTAAGGCTCGATTCTTGTTTACTGAAAGGTTATCCccataaaataatttcactcATCTTCTTTCCTTGGAGTGTTGTTTCTactttaaaattgataaaaagttGTGATTGTAAGTGAGAAGTTTGGGAATATTTTTGTCATacaattgattttcatttttacaagGCTAAGatgttaaatttgttaaaaattaaataattaaagaaatatttcaaatatacacGGGGTCGGTAAGTTATGTAATTTTGGAGGAGAATTTTGTCAGGAAGAGCTAGTAAACAGCAACAGTTTTGTGGTAGCTGCAATGaaatattgttgatatttatCTCTTAAAATAAGACCAGCGCTTTGTCTTCATTGTCATTAGATACCCAGTTTACTGAAAAATCCTCAAAATCTTactcttttatttttcaatatttttaatttgtgcaGCACTGATTAGAAAATGGTGAAGCTGAAATTTTGATACCTTTTCTAGCAATATTTTCTCTGTTAAATCCTAAATattgatatagaaaaattgattcatAACCCATTACAACACGAACATTCATCATAACTCGTGGTTAGAATTTCAAATTACAGACTGCCGAAACAGTGGAAGCCATTGTAAGTcaattaatggaaaaacaacGGGTAGCCAGACAAGCAGCTCTAGTCAAACAATTAGAATGTGGGTGTCCGGATTCTACATGCGCCGATGGAAAAAGCTGTTCCCATCCAATGAGGCGGATTACTGCTGCCAAAGAGGTTGTTAATTCGCCTTTACAGAGTTCTAGTTTGAATTCAAGACCACTAAGCAATTcagataataataatcaagtaTCTTCCACTACTGGCTCTGGTTCCATGTTGTTGGGCAACGGTAATTCACCTAGGGTCTATTCAAGAGACTCCAGAAATCAACAAGTTAAGGTAAAACAGCAGGTACATAATACTCCTCCtgatttatatatgttattcaatttattttgttattagtgGAATTTATGAGTTACGTATCAAATTGTTTAATAGATATCTTAATTAACTCTGGATATCTTTTTTCCTCTTTAGGCAGTTCAGAACAACACAAACTGCTCATCTAGTTCAGGAAATACTCCTCCATTAGTACTAAGTCTATCTCAGATCCAAGGAGGCGGTGGTTTACTCATTCTCAACAGTAATTCGGGCAACAACAGTAACAACCATCAAAATCTAGTAAATCCGGTGTCAGTAGCAAACTTCGTTTGTAATTCTAGTCGTGTGATTCCCAAAGAAAGAACTAGTCATCTTGTACTTAAACAAGAAGTTATGGATACGAATCCCTCCTGTCTCCATGCATCTAAGCAGAATTCTAAAGCAGTACAAAGAGAAATGAAAATGGAACTTGGAGAAAATCATAGACAATCAGTTTTTCACGACGgaaatatgtataataatagGTGGGAAATCAGAAGCTaactataatcaaatattatattcacatatttttttctagaaatcCCCATCAACAATCAGAAGTAGTAATGTCAAGTGCTCCATCGACTCCTTCAAAACACATGGATACAACCCAAGAAGACGTTGTAGACGAATACAAACATCAAAATTTCTGTAACGAAACAGTGGTACTACTAGGTACAGATTCTAGTGGTTCTCTTGTTAGTAAAAGTGATGGTTCTTCCATTATAAATGGAGGGTTCTTTAATGAAACTTTAGATCTATCGCAGGTTAGTTAAAAGATAAATCCGTACTTTGAATGTATCTAGtctaatttttgaatcaattgtaTCAAATCTTTTTCTTAACTAGTTTATTACCTTATATCTATTTAAatatagatttttcaaaatttctattataggTTAGGCCATACTATCAATACCTACATCTGTTCCAGGAGGATATTCAAAGAACTCTCTCGGCCAATATGCCATTGTGTTCAACTGAACTAACTAATCAAAACTCTGCTTCCGAGACGAATGGATCTGAACATCATCAAAATAAACCGCAGTCCCAACAACAACCTCTAAGTAATGAAATGAATCCGATGGACTTTATAGACAGTTGTGATGTAGTTGTATCACCGACACATGTTGTTGATGACGACGTATTCGTTAATTTAGATGCTTTTGATATGCTCGGCGAATTTCCAGATTTAGAAAGCTTAGATTCTGGACATGCCGGACTCTTAGGTGAGCCAGTCGACTCAACAAACATTGAGTATATTCTTCTTGACTCACTAAAAGTGAGAACTTTCTACTAATATGAGTATTTAATTCCAGATGTTAATCCGTCCGaaaatagaattaatattaaGGCACAACCTGAACAACAAAACAATCAGTTGGAAGGTTCGGCGAAAATAACCGACTATTCTCCTGAATGGGCTTATCCAGAAGGTGGTGTCAAAGTTTTGGTCACAGGTCCATGGCACTCATCTGGACCATACACTGTACTTTTCGATACATTCCCTGTACCGACCACTTTAGTCCAAAGTGGAGTGTTAAGATGTTATTGTCCAGGTATGTTATTCACTTATGATAAAATGTAGACATGAAAATAtcattaaagagaaaaatgaagcCAAAATATTAACTGATAAGTTTCTCATTGCGAATGATTTCGagctaattgtaaataatatttgtcttttcgatttgtttctttattttttgtatcaaattttaacTTACTACTACTATAATAAagcaattttcaattaatagatgcttttttgttctattaataTACGGATCTCTCCAGAACAGAACAGAATATAATAGAATGATGCGATTTTATGGTTTTTTATGgatcaataattataatacagaaCTACCTAACAGCTTAAGTAGTTGCAATTGAAATTGATGATTGAATTTTCgcattaaatataaaatttaaatttgaaaatatattttcctaaacAACAGTTCACAAACTAAGAATATGTTATTCACCGGTTGACTGTACTCAAACTAATGGTGAgggtaataaatataattgagactcagattattatatttatgttcAAATGAATAGATTCAGATTTCCACCTATCTACgctggaaatattttattagaaattattttccaagACCTACGTGTCATTCCCGAACGATCATACATTATAGTAACAAAAGTTTTGTAAGAAGGCTAactaaatatatacaatatttacaAAGTAATATATGTAGTTTTTAAGGAGAGTGAAAACAGCTTTTATCATTAaacttatttcatatttgaGTACAATACAAGAGAATGTGAAGTATAACAATCTACTACCTACCTAATGGTTATCAAAATATCACTCATTCTAATTAACAATTATGATTTAACATTCGTACTTTCTTTGACATAAgcatttaatatttctgttttgAATGTGTAAATAACATTACTTGATAGAAATCGGAATCAAATAGtgtgatttaaatttttgaacaatttaatTCCATTATGACATATGTGTCAGGACTCCATTTGACagaataaaggaaaataaaatcatgcaataaataaattgataaattatttgtttgtcacgcgattaaaaataattcaattcccAATACAAGCTCATTTACTGTTTGTATTAAACGTCAATGCCATGTGTATTTTCCACACCTAACGACATACGATGTGTAGCAATGAAGTTCCgagaatttatcaaaaaaaaaacaagcaaatAAAGTTTCTAACTAAATTTTGTTATCACCTTCCCAATAATCTCCATTCAACTCTACACAACGATCCAACGTTATTCACAACACTCCAACTTCTGAAATTATCCCGTTTAGAATCACGCTTACTGCACCTGTTAGGCGTGACATCATATTGGGGGGTGAAAAATGTTTCGGGACCAAACTCTTGCACAATCAATGAGGCATTTCAGGATGCTAACACAGAACTCCTCTGTTACTGCTGACAGTGTCCCAATTAATGATCCCCTggttatcgaaaaaaaaaacaattaacattGCTATTGCGACTTAGATGCTTTTATTGGactatgtaaaaaattcacttaTATCATATCTATCGTATCTATGTACATACAACTATTATGAGTTAATTTCACTTCAAACTCTCAATGTATTCTATCTTCCATAAAATAACCACTGATACATCCAAAACCCCAAATAGAGTTAAGGCTATTGTTATCACTTCTCATGAACCTCCTTTGGAATATAAATTATCCGACGTAAGCTCTGTATAGAAATATATGCTATCCTCCAAGCTTTGGTTAAAATTCAATCACCAATCCttcaaaaaactgtaataatgaCAAACTCCTTAAATGCCCTGAGttcattgaaaaatactcatgaAAACAACCCTCTTGAACTACAAAATAAGATGTTTTTTGGCGGTGTCGTTTCACCTAGAAATACTTGGAAACGAAGAGGCTGATAAACATGCAAAAGACGCTGCGATGTACTTACATAATAATGAATAGTGCGGTTCAAAGTGACGTGAAAGCCtacatcaaaatgaaattttcagtgGCCAGCTGAGTGGCAAGgatgatttcaaaaattaggACAAATAAAGGAAAGTGGCTGCGAATATGCAGTCATCGGCCAAAACAAGTCGTAGTAACCCTTCTAAAAATAGAtcacttaaaaaaaaacgtctGAATATTTATCATGTGGAAGTAGCAAACCTATGTGTACAGCTTGTAACCAAGAACTGACTGTAAAACATATACTATTAGAATTTACATTATACACATCGCAGcaatgtaattttcaaaatgatatgaACACCCTACTAGGAAAAAATTGCAACGTGGataataatatgtataaatattcgTTAACTAGCACTCTATTTTATTGTGATCATATTATCAAATCCATCGCTAATAATTAACATGGTTGATgcgaaaatgtaaaaaaagttattgtgaGTAATTTGTGAAATCCTCGTTCTCTGTCAATATTGGTAGTGTACGGCAGCATTTGTTCtcttatttttccatttactGACTTTTTGAGAAATCTTCCCCTAAGCAGCCAATATATAATAACTGAAGATActatttttaagaattatcTAATAATGCTAGTAAAACGGATATATAATTTATCAgcttaaatatatgaaaaaatatatcaaataattaaacCAAAAGCGACATCCCTAACATACTTTTTAATACTGTTGGGAATTATgacgaaagaaaaaattaaaagaattctTTGATGATTGAATAAAGTTCTACCATAGCGACAGGCGTGCAAAGGTCTCCACGTTCACGGAGAGCGAGTCAAGCAGGGAGCGATTTCTAACGAAATGTAATAAGCGGCGCCCTAACTGGAAGATAGAGCACTCGAGAGACATGGCCCGAGAAATCGTGTAGTCTAATAGGCCTTGTAACCTGGTAAATACCAAGAATAAGTACAAAGATACGTATTAAATATACATCGGAAATAAATAATCAGGAATCAGTTTTCTCAGTATTAATATaaccaatgaaaaaaaattagtaactgTAATTAAATCCATTATGCTCTTTTTATATATCAGTATATTATTCGAAGAGCCAGTAATGATGATTATTACTCACTAAAGGATGATTTTTGCACCACTAGCGTAACAAACGGTGTAATATATTCGAATGGTTGATACCATTACTCGCAAATAGAATACTATACTTCATAATCTATcaggaaaaaataatatattataatttttgacatgattattataattactaCTTACTTATGAAATTTACAGGTGGATTTTTTTAACCGTCATATTATAACTTTTACTTCTTGCGGTATTTCTACTTCTAATATTGTTAACTCTTTCTATAATACCGTTAATTACTTCCACAAGTTTTTCCTGGCTCTTTTTTTTACAGCTGTGCATTTAACATtctgttaatttaaaaataaagagttTGATGGGACagagaaaacatttttctacaaatcACCTGACATAATTAACGATATAGATGTCATTGTTGATGTCGTTGTAATCTTTTATATCTTCGTTCGTGCAGCCATTATTAATGCAACCTATGCAAACCACCAATGATATATTGtcaaattccatttttgatGACACACTTTGGTCAGAAGAAATTAATGATCTGGTACTTCTTTGAGAAATTTATTCAGTTCCTACGgtgtaaaagtatttttttggttgatATCCTTCGGGCTGGAGTTTCAGGAACCCTTGAAgcttcatataatttttcagatGGATGTTATGGTGAATATTCAGGGTAATTTTTGGTATTGAGTAGAAAACCTATAGTGAGAAGAACTTGTACGGCTTGTTTAATCCAGAATTTAGTTACTCGTGATATATATTGTGTACTGTTACTCATTTCGACTTCATCAAAAGCAGACGTACCAGTATTCATCTAGACGTAAAGCAAACACAACTCAagataaaaattgtcaaaatgcacaaaatgttatttttttaatttaattttgacgtGATTTTTGACATGACaattgatttatattatttcaccaaattgttattattattcaacTGTCATTACTTGTCAATATTACACTAAAATTGACTTTGATTTGTAGCCATAAATCTTGGCTTCATATATCTAGTATTGAagtattcaattgaattaaaaaccagaatttaataactattatataaattattacatatttagttccataatttacaaaaaatagtagTAGGTAAATATACACGAGGACATATATTTATCATCATATTCTTTCAGCACACGAAGCTGGTTTAGCAACTTTACAAGTAGCATGCGACGGCTATGTGATTTCCAACTCTGTGATATTCGAGTACAAGTTGCCACCGAGGGAAGAACAAGTGGCAGCACCTGAACCAAAAGTAGAAAGATGCAATGATAACTTACTTAAATTCACGCTGCTTCAAAGATTAGAAGCTATGGATGACAGACTACAGATCAAACAAGAACCTGTTGATAATGATGtggtaatttttctaataattttatcacaattATATGTAGTATGAAGGAAAAAGTCTTTAAGcattaatttttatctgtcaTGTTTGATATAATCAAAGAAATATGAAGGATGTTCTCAATATAGATATCCACTTCCATTATACCTCTTCATAACATTATATCGTCAGCATTGCGGTCAGCATAGATTAAATTATGTGTGAAATCATCCAACTTTTTAACAACAAAAGCAATGTCAGACTGTAAAATATTTGTGGTTCACATAAATAGAGTTTTTTCATTCGCTCCAGGTAGAAACAATCTTATTTCTTGCTCTAACGCACTTTTCCCATCATTTTTTGTAGGTCGAGGATACAGCTCTTTTTGGACAACCAAATTTTGAAGATAGGCTGGTTACCTTTTGCCAAAATATGACGTCGAGAATATGGAGACACGGTGAAGAACTTAGTGTCTCATGGTTTGCCAGCCACAGAGGGATGACGTTGTTACATCTCGCAGCTTCCTTAGGTTATTCTCGTTTAGTATGCGCCATGCTACACTGGCGAGCCGAAAATTCGTCTTTGCTACTAGAAACTGAAGTCGATGCACTTAGTCAAGATGAAGATGGATTTACGCCATTGGTAAAGTAGCATTGTTTTCGCTATGAACGTTAAAACTTCTATATTTTATTGGATatcaaacataaaataatttttacagaTGTGGGCGTGTGCTAGAGGTCATATTGAAACAGCAGTAATGCTATATAAATGGAATCATAATGCTCTTTATATGAAAAACACCTCAAATCAAACCGCTCTTGAATGCGCTCGAGCTATTAACCATATGGATCTTgttaaagaaatagaaaaattagagCTGAGAAGAGATAAAGCTAATTTAATGCTACAGTCTAATCAATCCTCCACTGATGTGATGTCACCTACAGTAATATCGCCGGCTAGTTCAATTGGATCTCTAATTTCTATCGCTTCAACTAACAAATCTCATGATGGCGTTTTTTTAAGACCTGGGGCAGTCACAAGGTAAGTCAGTACTGtaataatacaattaatattgttcataaatctttaaaatgttttagaaaTTAAGCTTAGGAAACCTGGTATTGTAATGTAATATacttcatttcaaaaattatataaattgataataaaaatgtataatttggtATTGCGGGTTgcggactcaaaataaaactgtccaagagtGTTTCTAAAATGCtaacgtttcgatcttttatttgatctttatcaaggctaaaaatatatcgtacattataactcaaacgttgatgaagataaacaagtaaacaaaaaattgtgaaattagaattaaaacaataatcagatagtgtaagaatataaatatctatacatgtgtatataaatgaataggACTAACTGTATGTAAGACAAACTATATAACATGAACAAATAAGAACATTGTTGTCTAAACACTTAAGAACAATATAAAAGTCATTTAAAGAAActaatacatacatatataagTAAATTACTGAAAGTTTAAAGCCACTACCCTTTCTAATTAAtttccttaaaatttatgttgatgaTTCCACTTTAGCCATTCCAATACAATCTATCCCTTTTTCGGACACATTAGTAATTAGGCGACCGAAtagtaaattattaacaaattggTTTTCCTTGGAGACATAAATTGGATTGTTTTGAGTTCTCAACCCGCAACACAATACGGAATAAAAGTGAATAACAACAACTAACACAATATGGACTATTTGCAGACTAATTTTACATGTGTTATTTCAGTTCACGTGCCTGtcctatattttttattggtagTAATATCTAAAAAAACAATTGTCATAAATGGATTATTGTCACTTTCTTTCGTTCAGTAAagtgtaattaattttttaacaagcCAATGACCTATCCTCGAAATTTAATCGACAAATGTGAGGCAATTTTTAATCAATGACATCTCATTGATAGACATTATTAGACCccttttcctaatttttttttggaactgGCAGCGTACATAACCACTACAGCATTGGAAAGTGTAAATTTGATGTGAATCCATCGAATAGAGCAGAAGTGGCTGGCGAATGCAATGTCAGTCAAAATAGAGTTataaagatatttcaaataagtaaatttattctatacgaaatacaaataattcacgaatttttaacaatatcctacgtatttgaaaaatatttgcctTAGTAATGACGCTACATTTAATGACCACGTTCACCGTCAAAATGTTAGGTACTGGTCCGAAAAAAATCCCAGCTTATTTCCCGAATTCCTGAAGGCCATACTCAATTTCTCAAGAAGATAAATGTATGGACGGATATATTAGGTATTATTTTATAGGACCAATATTTATCAACCAAAATTAAATGACGATAAATATCTCAATATACTGCAGACTGAAGCTGCGATAACTAAAATATGAATCAAGATTTATCTTCATCTCATTATGTTTTCCGTACGTACGTAATTATTTAAACACCGTTTTTCCGAACGATGGATTGGATGACGTAAGTCCATAAAACGCTCAGGTAGATCGCCGGATTTTACCCATTAGAATTTTTCTATGGGGTTACCTTGAACCGcatgttaaattaaaaacaaaaacttttggCAACTTGTGGtaaacaataacataaaaacaacATTATCGCTAGAGGAATATTACAGAATGTTAGAAAAGAACCACAAAATACATTATACTACTACCAAGAGATTAATGGTAAACAATTTGAACATCTTTCAAACaacaatgtttatttttattattttaacctaTTAATGTGACAGCTGGAAATGTAATAGGTTTGTATCACTTTAATCCCTATTTCGGAATTTTAGTAATAGTAAAAACTATTATTGTAATATATTCTCACATCCATCCATTATTTCATGTAGTCGTGCATCTTTAAATattgttccaaaaatttatatacaccAAAGTTAGTCGAAAGACATTACATCTGATATATTGATGTTTAGACTGTGATTTTAAAGTTATAGTTTCCTGTGTAGCATATATATTTCTAGGCATTGCTGTGTTTTCAGGAGCGAAATGAACAAGTTCAAGATTTTAAACGTTGACTTAGACTCTGATGTCAACAGTAAACTTATCACTTCAGCTCCAAGTCCCATGCTTTCGGATTTTTCCTCCAGTAGTAGGGGTTGCAATGGTCAAAAGTTGATCAAAAGACCGTCGATCGATAGTGGAATTAACATGAGCTGTGGCCCGGCATCGGAAAATTATAGACCTAAGAGTACCAAAATGTGGAATCCACGTGACACGCCAAAACTATCTAAGTAAGTAGAACATattaaaatagttataaaaaattatattacattattaaCCTATATATGAAGATGATGAATACTAATGCCGTTATTTGGAAcaacaaattcttttttcaagatgTAATATCTTTATCAATATTACTATATAACAACTGAATGTAGCAATAccgaaaactaaaaataattattatgaaatccATTCAATACGCTTCAGTTAAATTTTTGTGTTGAAATTTACTTTGGCTTATTTCAACTGAAGTTTTGCAGCATATAAATTACTTAAGGCTCTTAACAAACcattaatttgaatgtttttaggTTCGATCGAAGTATGTCTTTACCTCTTCAGACCTCTTGCCTTAAAGATAACTCATTTGATAATGAAAGCTTGGATTCTCACAAAAAGATGGATTTTGTGTTATGTAAGTATATACTTATTTGCTAGATATAAAAGTTTGAATTTGTATGGGTAAGTAAcgacatttgaaataaaatgcaTGAAAAAGTGAACCACACTGAATTTATTGGCAGATATTGGGCCAAACTAGTTGGCAGTACATGTCGATAACGGTAATTAATTCTAGATTGTAACCATAAATTCAGTTTGTTATTCAATTTTGCTTTTGAAATGctgtatttattttagttttaaattgaGTTTACGAGTTGAAAAAAGtctttgtatttttagaaaataatataagtcATGATTAGACTAAAATACATTCTGGGTAATTATTTTgctagaaacatttttatttgtaacatATCCTTAGTGAcgattattaaacaaaattcaagttgattgatttaaaaaaatttcccaaACTCTCCACATGTGACCTTTGAAACTttgagaaaatatcaataataacagtaatttaaataaaaagcaattgaTATTCCGTAAACTTTGTaatcaaagttttttattagaaaaatgtaaattaaaacaataaaaaatcacaCAAAAATCTTTATTTCATTGATTGTCATATaataaagaagaattttttaatatagcTTATGGAAACAATATTTACCAGAATTACCTCAATaattaatatctataaaatatgTAGTTGATAGTGTTTTATTGGGGAGAGAAAAGAAACAACGTTGTTGCTCGTTTAGGGTTTATAAAAAACtactttatttacaaaatttgcgTGAAACAATAGTGTAAATATTTATCCGAACa is from Diorhabda carinulata isolate Delta chromosome 1, icDioCari1.1, whole genome shotgun sequence and encodes:
- the LOC130901333 gene encoding calmodulin-binding transcription activator 2-like isoform X9, whose amino-acid sequence is MPVHSNVPLNANGEPIKLPENLESLPRSDHFPTQRHRWNTNEEIAAILISFDRHSEWQSKEVKIRPKSGSMLLYSRKKVRYRRDGYCWKKRKDGKTTREDHMKLKVQGTECIYGCYVHSAILPTFHRRCYWLLQNPDIVLVHYLNVPYPDDNKLAVITPSLALWADKKEWTKEELVSQLKPMFFSEDEPDINNELEISNFKLQTAETVEAIVSQLMEKQRVARQAALVKQLECGCPDSTCADGKSCSHPMRRITAAKEVVNSPLQSSSLNSRPLSNSDNNNQVSSTTGSGSMLLGNGNSPRVYSRDSRNQQVKVKQQAVQNNTNCSSSSGNTPPLVLSLSQIQGGGGLLILNSNSGNNSNNHQNLVNPVSVANFVCNSSRVIPKERTSHLVLKQEVMDTNPSCLHASKQNSKAVQREMKMELGENHRQSVFHDGNMYNNRNPHQQSEVVMSSAPSTPSKHMDTTQEDVVDEYKHQNFCNETVVLLGTDSSGSLVSKSDGSSIINGGFFNETLDLSQVRPYYQYLHLFQEDIQRTLSANMPLCSTELTNQNSASETNGSEHHQNKPQSQQQPLSNEMNPMDFIDSCDVVVSPTHVVDDDVFVNLDAFDMLGEFPDLESLDSGHAGLLDVNPSENRINIKAQPEQQNNQLEGSAKITDYSPEWAYPEGGVKVLVTGPWHSSGPYTVLFDTFPVPTTLVQSGVLRCYCPAHEAGLATLQVACDGYVISNSVIFEYKLPPREEQVAAPEPKVERCNDNLLKFTLLQRLEAMDDRLQIKQEPVDNDVVEDTALFGQPNFEDRLVTFCQNMTSRIWRHGEELSVSWFASHRGMTLLHLAASLGYSRLVCAMLHWRAENSSLLLETEVDALSQDEDGFTPLMWACARGHIETAVMLYKWNHNALYMKNTSNQTALECARAINHMDLVKEIEKLELRRDKANLMLQSNQSSTDVMSPTVISPASSIGSLISIASTNKSHDGVFLRPGAVTRSEMNKFKILNVDLDSDVNSKLITSAPSPMLSDFSSSSRGCNGQKLIKRPSIDSGINMSCGPASENYRPKSTKMWNPRDTPKLSKFDRSMSLPLQTSCLKDNSFDNESLDSHKKMDFVLCEIGSGPRSSSPLIDVEGVSDDENELPNSTVGEQDARVLTLAEQIIAAMPERIKNESEEMMMDKSSCASDSLQTSDTLSDVFMEPLLDQSSSSFESTEFNFEFSDNNYRYYDVSTPCSSLSPASSSCLQSPCSFTLDSPSPPPTTADFCEFFQASGTVFEKDFSNLTLSDREQRELYEAAKIIQKAYRSYKGRQQQEQNKERQAAVVIQNYYRRYKQYAYYKQMTHAAMVIQNGYRSYCEHKRFKKSQEAAVCIQNYYRNYKEQGGRNSREGTPATAGLKRTYSQRRQHQAARKIQQFMRQSKNKLQRERAEREKREDPSVDVHQKSQCPGGSSSYIGPNSRLNNTDFKEDSRKGNDKK
- the LOC130901333 gene encoding calmodulin-binding transcription activator 1-like isoform X4, which codes for MASSALYCINIQENPNDALPSEVSTITNKDKQMHHGNNPKIIRTLTPTPFNENQTTSTRPELNRNNFILLRNGKSTDSGHILLRTDALTPTKNNLILEDSESGKIGQILIQQSEIKKGVLVQSVKRLSSPIFLLSGGDNSNGHILIQTTAPTEDVRHQPTVEIEDGSDNILVQALEGIQDGDTSSSRGLSTPIGSDGEPIKLPENLESLPRSDHFPTQRHRWNTNEEIAAILISFDRHSEWQSKEVKIRPKSGSMLLYSRKKVRYRRDGYCWKKRKDGKTTREDHMKLKVQGTECIYGCYVHSAILPTFHRRCYWLLQNPDIVLVHYLNVPYPDDNKLAVITPSLALWADKKEWTKEELVSQLKPMFFSEDEPDINNELEISNFKLQTAETVEAIVSQLMEKQRVARQAALVKQLECGCPDSTCADGKSCSHPMRRITAAKEVVNSPLQSSSLNSRPLSNSDNNNQVSSTTGSGSMLLGNGNSPRVYSRDSRNQQVKVKQQAVQNNTNCSSSSGNTPPLVLSLSQIQGGGGLLILNSNSGNNSNNHQNLVNPVSVANFVCNSSRVIPKERTSHLVLKQEVMDTNPSCLHASKQNSKAVQREMKMELGENHRQSVFHDGNMYNNRNPHQQSEVVMSSAPSTPSKHMDTTQEDVVDEYKHQNFCNETVVLLGTDSSGSLVSKSDGSSIINGGFFNETLDLSQEDIQRTLSANMPLCSTELTNQNSASETNGSEHHQNKPQSQQQPLSNEMNPMDFIDSCDVVVSPTHVVDDDVFVNLDAFDMLGEFPDLESLDSGHAGLLDVNPSENRINIKAQPEQQNNQLEGSAKITDYSPEWAYPEGGVKVLVTGPWHSSGPYTVLFDTFPVPTTLVQSGVLRCYCPAHEAGLATLQVACDGYVISNSVIFEYKLPPREEQVAAPEPKVERCNDNLLKFTLLQRLEAMDDRLQIKQEPVDNDVVEDTALFGQPNFEDRLVTFCQNMTSRIWRHGEELSVSWFASHRGMTLLHLAASLGYSRLVCAMLHWRAENSSLLLETEVDALSQDEDGFTPLMWACARGHIETAVMLYKWNHNALYMKNTSNQTALECARAINHMDLVKEIEKLELRRDKANLMLQSNQSSTDVMSPTVISPASSIGSLISIASTNKSHDGVFLRPGAVTRSEMNKFKILNVDLDSDVNSKLITSAPSPMLSDFSSSSRGCNGQKLIKRPSIDSGINMSCGPASENYRPKSTKMWNPRDTPKLSKFDRSMSLPLQTSCLKDNSFDNESLDSHKKMDFVLCEIGSGPRSSSPLIDVEGVSDDENELPNSTVGEQDARVLTLAEQIIAAMPERIKNESEEMMMDKSSCASDSLQTSDTLSDVFMEPLLDQSSSSFESTEFNFEFSDNNYRYYDVSTPCSSLSPASSSCLQSPCSFTLDSPSPPPTTADFCEFFQASGTVFEKDFSNLTLSDREQRELYEAAKIIQKAYRSYKGRQQQEQNKERQAAVVIQNYYRRYKQYAYYKQMTHAAMVIQNGYRSYCEHKRFKKSQEAAVCIQNYYRNYKEQGGRNSREGTPATAGLKRTYSQRRQHQAARKIQQFMRQSKNKLQRERAEREKREDPSVDVHQKSQCPGGSSSYIGPNSRLNNTDFKEDSRKGNDKK